One window of Leptotrichia sp. oral taxon 498 genomic DNA carries:
- a CDS encoding Rqc2 family fibronectin-binding protein — protein MLYLDGIGISFLVKEIKEKILRYKITKIFQYDRNSFSLFFGKNNLIFQVKDNSTIFYLKNEKDLNTDYQSKFLLSLKKYLQNSVLINIRQENFDRIVYFDFEKLNQFGDIEKYTLIIEIMGKASNVFLTCRDKILAALYFTTLEVGNRVIMTGAKYTLPFEEKKIPPIYFESENFPFETDDFLKKCEGAGIPFAVQCASNYDTFKKYLENYKPVIYKISKNKKIQKVFTYNEFSEFEKKKVGENEYYETLNEGLNEYFKATITSNVLNEKKKNLLKYVDTQIKKFKKINKNINIDLKKNENYQKYKNIGDILAANMHKLKYGMKKVTVFDFYANEEITINLDPTLSPKDNLNFYYNKYNKGKRTLTALNERLIDIQDEIKYFEQIKMFIEKENDFIGIEEIESELKMSNFTHTKKIKLNKHKKRELLSFKYDGFKIFVGRNNKENEEISFAKGEPNDIWLHIKDIPGSHVLILCGNRVPSEDVIFYAAKLACEHSKAQKGDKVTVDYCQRKFVKKIKNSKPGNVIYTNFHSILVEVE, from the coding sequence ATGCTTTATTTGGATGGAATTGGAATTTCATTTTTGGTTAAGGAGATTAAAGAAAAAATTTTAAGATATAAAATTACAAAAATTTTTCAATATGACAGAAATTCATTTTCACTTTTTTTCGGAAAAAATAATTTAATTTTTCAAGTGAAAGATAATTCTACAATTTTTTATTTAAAAAATGAAAAAGATTTAAACACAGATTATCAGTCAAAGTTTTTATTATCTCTGAAAAAATATTTGCAAAATTCAGTTTTAATAAATATAAGACAGGAAAATTTTGACAGAATTGTATATTTTGATTTTGAAAAACTCAATCAATTTGGAGATATTGAAAAATATACACTTATTATTGAAATAATGGGAAAAGCGAGTAATGTCTTTCTCACTTGCAGAGATAAAATTTTAGCTGCACTTTATTTTACTACACTTGAAGTTGGAAATCGTGTCATTATGACTGGCGCAAAATACACTTTGCCATTTGAAGAAAAGAAAATTCCGCCAATTTATTTTGAGAGCGAAAATTTTCCTTTTGAAACGGATGATTTTTTGAAAAAATGCGAAGGTGCTGGAATTCCATTTGCTGTGCAGTGTGCAAGTAATTATGACACTTTTAAAAAATATTTGGAAAATTATAAACCTGTGATTTATAAAATTTCAAAAAATAAAAAAATACAAAAAGTTTTTACTTACAATGAATTTTCTGAATTTGAGAAAAAAAAAGTTGGCGAAAATGAATATTATGAAACTTTGAATGAAGGTCTTAACGAATATTTTAAAGCAACGATTACTTCAAATGTGCTTAACGAAAAGAAAAAAAATTTGCTAAAATATGTCGACACGCAAATTAAAAAATTTAAGAAAATAAATAAAAATATAAATATTGATTTGAAAAAAAATGAAAATTATCAAAAATATAAAAATATCGGCGATATTTTAGCTGCAAATATGCATAAATTAAAATATGGAATGAAAAAAGTCACTGTTTTTGACTTTTATGCAAATGAAGAAATTACAATAAATCTTGATCCAACTCTTTCGCCAAAAGATAATTTAAATTTTTATTATAATAAGTATAACAAAGGAAAAAGAACACTTACGGCACTAAACGAAAGACTTATTGACATTCAAGATGAAATTAAATATTTTGAGCAAATTAAGATGTTTATTGAAAAAGAGAATGATTTTATTGGAATTGAAGAAATTGAGTCAGAGTTAAAAATGTCAAATTTCACTCACACTAAAAAAATTAAACTTAATAAACATAAAAAAAGAGAACTCCTTTCATTTAAATATGACGGCTTTAAAATTTTTGTTGGAAGAAATAATAAAGAAAATGAGGAAATTTCCTTTGCAAAAGGAGAACCAAACGATATTTGGCTTCATATAAAGGATATTCCTGGAAGTCATGTGTTAATTCTCTGTGGAAATCGAGTTCCAAGTGAAGATGTCATTTTTTATGCAGCAAAATTGGCTTGTGAACATTCAAAAGCACAAAAAGGCGACAAAGTCACAGTTGATTATTGTCAGCGAAAATTTGTCAAAAAAATTAAAAATAGCAAACCTGGAAATGTCATTTATACAAATTTTCATTCAATTTTGGTCGAAGTAGAATAG
- a CDS encoding peptidylprolyl isomerase, producing MGNSRKMIKKLSIIMIVVFAIGMLASAILFLKNTIFGQMSNREVIVTVNNEKIYKDQFESYRQILKDQLSQLNQQKAQMGIPQENLQDVPDSITDEIILQNLISKALLISAASDFKIKVPNGEINRQVNKEIKGVKKEELMNALAARGYRNLTDYKNAIKQSKIMQKLQEKMFGKYQLSDADVKKAFDREQYAGLAGKDYNDIKVKLKESLQQDRNDALLNSYLVKLNEKAKIEFKNPEIKKIYNDSKVIVARNGEYKILNKTVNERVLKAISESQDGYSEKLLNDIKANLKVELDKLVKISVKAKAAGLKPDPELVGVDQLQDLSKRYYNSLIDNFKVDDATLKAKFEQKKDSYSIQSSVGGYVIGDEYQPSSQDLENAKKQAQEIMKTTNKNNFAQKAKEFSKDPGSATKGGSLGETTDLSGLVPEFANAVKNGKAGDIVGPIQTQFGYHIIYIESKDANNPNVAKVSHILITPNISEATKQKVAQKVNDLKAQVQSGKVTWDQVEKQDRFNFNVKERFKKLLKGETVPGIGKDDELVNKLFASKLNEIIEKNLPVGYFLVVKTSEIPFTPATFENSKERARLELAHEFAEKTLASIN from the coding sequence ATGGGAAACAGCAGAAAAATGATTAAGAAATTGTCCATTATTATGATAGTAGTGTTTGCAATTGGAATGCTTGCAAGTGCGATACTTTTTTTAAAAAATACTATTTTTGGACAAATGTCAAACAGGGAAGTTATTGTAACGGTTAATAATGAGAAAATTTATAAAGATCAGTTTGAATCATATAGACAGATATTAAAAGATCAATTATCACAACTAAATCAGCAAAAGGCGCAGATGGGAATCCCTCAAGAAAATTTGCAAGATGTGCCAGATAGCATAACAGATGAAATAATTTTGCAAAACCTTATAAGTAAAGCGCTTTTAATTTCAGCGGCATCTGATTTTAAAATAAAAGTGCCAAACGGGGAAATTAATAGACAAGTAAATAAGGAAATTAAAGGTGTGAAAAAAGAAGAGCTTATGAATGCGTTGGCAGCTCGTGGCTATAGAAACTTAACTGATTATAAAAATGCAATAAAACAGAGTAAAATTATGCAAAAATTACAGGAAAAAATGTTTGGAAAATACCAGCTTTCTGATGCGGATGTGAAAAAAGCATTTGACAGAGAACAATACGCTGGACTTGCTGGAAAAGATTACAATGATATAAAAGTTAAGTTAAAAGAAAGTTTGCAACAAGATAGAAATGATGCATTGTTAAATTCTTATCTAGTAAAATTGAATGAAAAAGCGAAAATTGAATTTAAAAATCCTGAAATAAAAAAAATATATAACGATTCTAAAGTGATTGTAGCAAGAAATGGCGAATATAAAATATTAAATAAAACAGTAAATGAAAGAGTTTTAAAAGCTATTTCAGAGTCACAAGATGGATATTCTGAAAAATTATTAAACGATATAAAAGCTAATTTAAAAGTGGAATTGGATAAGTTAGTAAAAATTTCAGTAAAAGCAAAAGCTGCTGGATTAAAACCAGATCCAGAACTTGTCGGAGTTGACCAATTACAAGATTTGTCTAAAAGATATTACAATTCTTTAATTGACAACTTTAAAGTTGACGATGCGACACTAAAAGCTAAATTTGAACAGAAAAAAGATAGTTACAGCATTCAAAGCAGTGTTGGCGGATATGTAATAGGTGATGAATATCAGCCAAGTTCACAAGATTTGGAAAATGCTAAAAAACAGGCGCAAGAAATTATGAAAACAACAAATAAAAATAATTTTGCGCAAAAAGCTAAAGAATTCTCAAAAGATCCAGGTTCGGCCACTAAAGGAGGAAGCTTGGGAGAAACAACTGATTTATCTGGACTTGTCCCAGAATTTGCAAATGCGGTTAAAAATGGAAAAGCTGGAGATATAGTGGGACCTATTCAAACACAGTTTGGATACCACATTATTTATATTGAATCAAAAGATGCAAATAATCCAAATGTAGCAAAAGTTAGTCACATTTTGATTACACCAAATATATCAGAAGCTACAAAACAAAAAGTTGCACAAAAAGTTAATGACTTAAAAGCGCAGGTTCAAAGCGGAAAAGTTACTTGGGATCAAGTTGAAAAACAAGACAGATTTAACTTTAATGTAAAAGAGAGATTTAAAAAATTATTAAAAGGTGAAACCGTTCCAGGAATTGGAAAAGATGATGAATTAGTAAATAAATTATTTGCTTCTAAACTGAATGAAATAATAGAAAAAAATCTTCCAGTTGGTTATTTCCTAGTTGTAAAAACTTCAGAAATACCATTTACACCTGCAACTTTTGAAAATTCAAAAGAAAGAGCAAGATTGGAATTGGCGCACGAATTTGCCGAAAAAACTCTTGCAAGTATAAATTAA
- a CDS encoding ABC transporter ATP-binding protein translates to MEKIVECKDLKKSYKNNMALNSINLSINKNKIIGLLGPNGSGKTTFIKLAVGLLKPTSGEILIDGLPIGVETKKIISYLPDRDYLDKNQSIDSLIQLFLDFYPDFDENVAREMLKDLKIDTNAKFKALSKGNREKVQLILAMSRKAKLFLLDEPIAGVDPVTRDYILNTIVKNYSKDATLIISTHLINDVEKILDEVIFVNNGDILLYDSIENIKKEHNVSIDEYFREVFK, encoded by the coding sequence ATGGAAAAAATAGTGGAGTGCAAAGATTTAAAAAAATCGTATAAAAATAATATGGCACTAAATAGTATTAATTTATCCATTAATAAAAATAAAATAATCGGATTACTTGGTCCAAACGGGAGTGGAAAAACGACTTTTATTAAACTTGCGGTGGGACTTTTAAAGCCGACTTCGGGAGAAATTTTAATTGATGGATTGCCGATTGGCGTGGAGACTAAAAAGATAATCTCATATCTTCCAGACAGGGATTATTTAGATAAAAATCAAAGTATTGATTCCTTGATTCAGTTATTTTTGGATTTTTATCCCGATTTTGATGAAAATGTGGCAAGAGAGATGTTAAAAGATTTGAAAATTGACACAAACGCAAAATTTAAGGCATTGTCAAAGGGAAATAGAGAAAAAGTGCAACTTATTTTGGCAATGAGCAGAAAAGCGAAGCTGTTTCTATTAGATGAGCCAATAGCGGGTGTTGATCCTGTTACGAGAGATTATATTTTAAATACTATAGTTAAAAATTATAGCAAAGATGCGACACTTATTATTTCAACTCATTTAATCAACGATGTTGAAAAGATTTTAGATGAAGTAATTTTTGTAAATAATGGAGATATTTTACTTTACGATTCGATTGAAAATATTAAAAAAGAGCATAATGTCAGTATTGACGAATATTTTAGGGAGGTGTTTAAATAA
- a CDS encoding DUF4300 family protein yields MKNKKMLLIFTAIIFSLSCSNENGVKNNNIKNIKNLKTEQEYLKSIDYSNIADKVTQNQIREILENAKVNFGNIDLFLKSVNYYNEATENKGLIKSGFLNSKNINPNYDEAAIQQIWDKKNKNFPGFNCRITAFTLMKDYIKMEKPVVKAGEMLFMDMESLKNVPFKLFSQNEKDKFVNLFSEIPTEMTKDVRIHAKNVKNAWKERGIVFDKNSKISMISVFFHFNDDPKKNILFVGHVGILVPEKDGKLLFIEKLAFQQPYQALKFNNRTELNDYLMNKYDTAWGQPVAKPFIMENDELLKEYRINPNNKN; encoded by the coding sequence ATGAAAAATAAAAAAATGTTATTGATTTTTACAGCAATTATTTTTTCGTTAAGCTGTTCCAATGAAAATGGCGTTAAAAATAATAATATAAAAAATATAAAAAATTTAAAAACAGAACAAGAATATTTGAAAAGTATAGATTATTCAAATATTGCGGATAAAGTCACTCAAAATCAAATTCGTGAAATTTTAGAAAATGCAAAAGTTAATTTTGGCAATATAGACCTTTTTTTGAAAAGTGTAAATTATTATAATGAAGCGACTGAAAATAAAGGATTGATAAAATCAGGATTTTTAAATTCTAAAAATATAAATCCGAATTACGACGAAGCGGCAATTCAGCAAATTTGGGACAAAAAAAATAAAAATTTTCCTGGATTTAACTGTCGAATAACGGCATTTACATTGATGAAAGATTATATAAAAATGGAAAAGCCAGTTGTAAAAGCAGGAGAAATGCTTTTTATGGATATGGAGTCATTGAAAAATGTGCCATTTAAGTTATTTTCTCAAAATGAAAAAGATAAATTTGTTAATTTATTTTCGGAAATTCCGACAGAGATGACTAAAGATGTGAGAATTCACGCTAAAAATGTAAAAAACGCTTGGAAAGAGCGAGGAATTGTATTTGATAAGAATAGTAAAATTTCGATGATTTCTGTATTTTTTCATTTTAACGATGATCCAAAGAAGAATATTTTATTTGTAGGACATGTTGGGATTCTGGTTCCTGAGAAAGATGGAAAATTATTATTTATTGAAAAATTGGCATTTCAGCAGCCTTATCAAGCATTGAAATTTAATAATCGGACTGAACTTAACGATTATTTGATGAATAAGTATGATACTGCATGGGGACAGCCTGTGGCTAAACCGTTTATTATGGAAAATGATGAATTGCTTAAAGAATATAGAATTAATCCAAATAATAAAAACTAA
- a CDS encoding PG0541 family transporter-associated protein, producing the protein MKRLEIYFDSFYTEKMKEELREYGIEQYFIVPTIHSSWSKDFKHFNTHVWPGTDSILITYLEDRHAEEILRIIKIMKIDLGRGISMGAVMLPVDDIIL; encoded by the coding sequence GTGAAAAGATTAGAGATATATTTTGATTCATTTTATACTGAAAAAATGAAAGAAGAGTTAAGAGAATATGGGATAGAGCAATATTTTATTGTTCCAACTATTCATAGTTCCTGGAGCAAGGATTTTAAACATTTTAATACACATGTTTGGCCAGGAACAGATAGTATTTTAATTACTTATTTGGAAGATAGGCATGCAGAAGAAATTTTACGGATTATAAAAATTATGAAAATAGACTTAGGTCGAGGAATTTCGATGGGAGCGGTGATGTTACCAGTAGATGATATCATTTTGTAA
- a CDS encoding ABC-2 transporter permease, translating into MLKLFKYDFRAISRRLVPLYLVAIIIGVVNQICTAFVIHLSVNVSQENVSFIIFYILKMIFSLSFFLIMSYVSILTLFILITNFNNSVYGNEGYLINSLPISSKNLILAKYLNFIFWTFVSAIFYIVFYIIGIVNGILVSGQNLKTLSSEINILKQQIFHNPYTGKIVGIMIIVVICLILQHLLNSWIFMMCVTFANLVKSNKLVMGIVTYIVTGIIIGIFYFSLLASFLVKLDSDISIRETIIFDLLRNYGITYIIFVILLNIGIFFLVNYIHSKKIDLE; encoded by the coding sequence ATGTTAAAATTGTTTAAATATGATTTTAGAGCGATTAGCAGACGACTTGTGCCACTTTATTTGGTGGCAATTATAATTGGAGTGGTAAATCAAATATGTACAGCGTTTGTCATACATTTAAGTGTCAATGTATCACAAGAAAATGTAAGCTTTATTATATTCTATATTTTAAAAATGATATTTTCACTTTCATTTTTTTTGATAATGTCATATGTTTCTATTTTAACTCTTTTTATTTTAATAACGAATTTCAATAATTCGGTTTATGGAAATGAAGGATATTTGATAAATTCTTTGCCAATAAGTTCAAAAAATTTAATTTTGGCAAAATATTTGAATTTTATATTTTGGACATTTGTTTCAGCGATATTCTACATAGTTTTTTACATAATTGGAATAGTTAATGGAATACTTGTAAGTGGTCAAAATTTAAAAACTTTGAGCTCAGAAATAAATATATTAAAACAGCAGATTTTTCACAATCCATATACTGGAAAGATTGTAGGAATAATGATAATTGTGGTAATCTGTCTGATTTTACAACATCTTTTAAATTCTTGGATTTTTATGATGTGCGTAACTTTTGCAAATTTAGTAAAATCTAATAAACTTGTTATGGGAATAGTTACATATATTGTCACAGGTATAATAATTGGAATATTTTATTTTTCATTATTAGCGAGTTTTTTAGTAAAATTGGATTCTGACATTAGTATAAGAGAAACAATAATTTTTGATCTATTAAGAAATTATGGAATAACCTATATAATTTTTGTAATTCTTTTAAATATTGGAATTTTCTTTCTTGTAAATTATATTCATTCTAAAAAAATAGATTTGGAATAG
- a CDS encoding efflux RND transporter permease subunit, whose protein sequence is MTVAEFATKRVVSTTMILIFMIFAGWVAMTGMKQERIPDFDIPIVVINATWTGATAEDVKTQVSKKLEDAALNVDGIKNITTSSSYGSSVVTIEFNYGVDTDIKQVQVQTQIDKIKGQLPDDDNFKDPTVSKMDATGSSNMALMIGITGKNKELITSFVEETLQPRLKRNRGIGNISVMGNATRQIKVWLNPSRLKEYNLSAAEIYSKIKAANTVTPAGTITDGTKEFILKVDGELKELDQIQDIVISNQNNQTVRLADVAKVEYGTEDPTSYVTYNGKEMVAVMIQKSKDGNLVEVAKKAKETLKEAKPLFPEGSNYNIIVDNSEQVSKSIQNVASSGLQAVIITIIVLFVFLKNLRASLVVGTLIPISAMFTFFLLTTQGITLNMISLMGLSLAVGSLVDNGVVTLDNIFDHIQVNKEPANVAAIRGTNEVILPMMASTATSVCVFLPIILFDGIAKEVFKSIAFSMMFALSASIIVAMLWVPMASSLFLDVKKISENSEKAARFNAFRDKYKELVAKVLENRWKMVIGIVIAFVVVVFGIGKTVKTTFFPTIDDNQYSVVATLATGLDLDVSRDIANKMEAVVKADPVTKDINVLASKGAAVINVDVKKDTMKAMNRVREKLKDLPNVTLAVSPQKAGGRSSQKDYSFQIEGDDPQELDRIANSIMNDMKRQSWFKDVKSSTEGGYPQAKLEVDRVKAESYGITVTDITQMLFMTASGSANPIDVTQSTETLDVVLELEKNQKNSLNKIMDLEIKTNKGTYVRLGDIATMQYEESASTISTENGTRIVTVGANLDSSKGFNDAAAFIQQSFKKTNPAEGYKIGVAGQAKNQSEMGGQIMKDLLLAIVLIYTVLAVQLESFILPLMIMTTLPLSMIGVIFGLAITRIQLSMFVMIGILMLFGMAVNNAIVMLDFVAGLRKKGWTIHDALVEACGSRLRPILMTTLTTVLGWLPMVFSSKGSSGYYQGMAIAVMFGLSFCTVLTLFFTPVLYSLVEERKERKQKEREERRRQEKEEERRGYAK, encoded by the coding sequence ATGACAGTAGCAGAATTTGCAACGAAGAGAGTAGTGTCGACAACGATGATACTTATATTTATGATTTTTGCTGGTTGGGTAGCGATGACAGGTATGAAACAGGAGAGAATACCAGATTTCGATATACCAATAGTTGTTATTAATGCCACTTGGACGGGAGCAACAGCGGAGGATGTAAAAACACAAGTATCAAAAAAACTAGAAGATGCGGCATTAAATGTAGATGGAATTAAAAATATAACAACTTCATCTTCTTATGGTTCATCAGTAGTTACGATAGAGTTTAACTATGGTGTAGATACGGATATTAAACAGGTACAAGTTCAAACACAAATAGATAAAATAAAAGGACAATTGCCAGATGATGATAACTTTAAAGATCCTACAGTATCAAAAATGGATGCGACAGGTAGTTCCAATATGGCACTGATGATTGGGATTACTGGGAAAAATAAAGAGTTAATAACATCATTTGTTGAAGAAACATTACAGCCTAGATTGAAGAGAAATAGAGGTATTGGTAATATTTCTGTAATGGGTAATGCGACAAGACAAATTAAAGTTTGGTTGAATCCATCTAGATTAAAGGAGTATAATTTGTCAGCGGCAGAAATTTATAGTAAAATAAAAGCGGCTAATACGGTAACACCAGCAGGTACAATAACTGATGGGACGAAAGAATTTATCCTAAAAGTTGATGGAGAGTTAAAAGAGCTTGATCAAATTCAGGATATTGTTATTTCAAATCAAAATAATCAGACAGTTAGATTGGCTGATGTGGCAAAAGTTGAGTATGGAACAGAGGATCCAACATCATATGTAACATATAATGGAAAAGAAATGGTTGCTGTTATGATTCAAAAGAGTAAAGATGGTAACTTGGTAGAGGTTGCGAAAAAGGCTAAGGAAACTTTGAAAGAAGCAAAACCATTATTTCCAGAAGGTTCTAATTATAATATAATAGTTGATAATAGTGAACAAGTTAGTAAATCAATACAAAATGTTGCGAGTTCCGGGCTGCAAGCGGTTATCATTACAATTATAGTGCTTTTTGTATTCTTGAAAAACTTAAGAGCATCATTAGTTGTAGGAACATTGATTCCAATTTCAGCAATGTTTACATTCTTCTTGCTTACAACACAAGGGATAACACTGAATATGATTTCGTTAATGGGATTGTCACTTGCGGTTGGGTCACTGGTAGATAACGGGGTTGTTACGCTGGATAATATTTTTGATCATATTCAGGTTAATAAGGAACCAGCAAATGTAGCAGCGATACGAGGTACAAATGAAGTAATTCTTCCAATGATGGCATCAACGGCAACTTCAGTTTGTGTATTCTTGCCAATTATATTATTTGACGGAATAGCTAAGGAAGTATTTAAGAGTATTGCGTTTTCAATGATGTTTGCGTTGTCAGCTTCGATTATTGTTGCGATGTTATGGGTTCCGATGGCTTCAAGTTTATTTTTAGATGTTAAAAAAATCTCAGAAAATTCTGAAAAAGCTGCTAGATTTAATGCATTTAGAGATAAATATAAGGAATTAGTGGCAAAAGTATTGGAAAATAGATGGAAAATGGTAATTGGAATTGTAATAGCATTTGTAGTAGTTGTATTTGGAATAGGAAAAACAGTAAAAACTACATTCTTTCCAACGATTGATGATAATCAATATTCGGTGGTTGCGACGCTTGCGACAGGATTAGATTTAGATGTATCGAGAGATATTGCGAATAAAATGGAAGCTGTTGTAAAAGCAGATCCAGTAACTAAAGATATAAATGTACTTGCTTCAAAGGGTGCAGCGGTAATAAATGTCGATGTAAAAAAAGACACAATGAAAGCAATGAACCGTGTTAGGGAAAAATTAAAGGATTTACCAAATGTAACACTTGCAGTTTCGCCACAAAAAGCAGGAGGTCGTTCGTCGCAGAAAGATTATTCGTTTCAAATAGAAGGTGATGATCCACAAGAATTAGACAGAATTGCAAATTCAATAATGAATGACATGAAGAGACAGTCTTGGTTTAAAGATGTCAAGTCATCAACTGAGGGTGGGTATCCACAAGCTAAGTTGGAAGTTGATAGAGTAAAAGCAGAAAGTTATGGAATAACTGTAACAGATATTACTCAAATGTTATTTATGACAGCTTCTGGATCTGCAAATCCGATTGATGTAACTCAAAGTACAGAAACATTGGATGTAGTATTGGAATTGGAAAAAAATCAAAAAAATTCATTGAATAAAATTATGGATTTAGAGATAAAAACTAATAAAGGAACTTATGTTAGATTAGGAGATATTGCTACAATGCAATATGAAGAAAGTGCTTCGACTATTTCAACAGAAAATGGTACAAGAATTGTAACAGTTGGTGCAAACTTGGATAGTTCGAAAGGGTTTAACGATGCAGCAGCATTTATTCAACAGTCATTCAAGAAAACAAATCCAGCTGAAGGATACAAAATTGGGGTAGCAGGACAAGCTAAAAACCAATCTGAAATGGGTGGACAAATTATGAAAGACTTGTTGCTTGCGATTGTGTTGATTTATACAGTACTTGCGGTTCAGCTAGAATCATTTATATTGCCGCTTATGATTATGACAACATTGCCACTTTCTATGATTGGAGTAATTTTTGGATTAGCGATAACTAGAATACAACTTAGTATGTTCGTTATGATCGGTATTTTGATGTTATTTGGTATGGCGGTTAATAATGCGATTGTAATGCTTGATTTCGTTGCAGGATTGCGAAAAAAAGGCTGGACGATACACGATGCCTTAGTAGAAGCCTGTGGTTCAAGACTTCGACCAATTTTAATGACAACACTTACAACAGTATTAGGATGGCTTCCAATGGTATTTTCAAGTAAAGGAAGTTCGGGATACTATCAAGGTATGGCGATTGCAGTAATGTTTGGACTTTCATTCTGTACGGTGTTGACATTGTTTTTTACACCAGTATTGTATTCATTAGTTGAAGAAAGAAAAGAAAGAAAACAAAAAGAAAGAGAAGAAAGAAGAAGACAAGAAAAAGAAGAAGAAAGAAGAGGATATGCTAAATAA